A part of Aegilops tauschii subsp. strangulata cultivar AL8/78 chromosome 2, Aet v6.0, whole genome shotgun sequence genomic DNA contains:
- the LOC109733418 gene encoding uncharacterized protein — MVNDDEWMTIDATLIRWFYTTILKDLFHTVLSDEDDAHAIWTKLNGLFTDNKLQRKIFLHGEFFGCQQHDSSIDDYCMRLKKLSDELRDLGEKVSDELLLSTLTAGLNEDLGNAASNITLIPNPAFPKVVAYLKLEERMKMARTRATHTALATGTSRGGAAPAPAPQPQPDPGAY; from the exons ATGGTGAACGATGACGAGTGGATGACCATCGACGCCACTCTCATTCGCTGGTTCTACACCACCATCTTGAAGGATCTTTTCCACACGGTGTTATCTGACGAGGATGATGCTCACGCCATCTGGACCAAGCTCAATggcctcttcaccgacaacaaGCTTCAGCGCAAGATTTTCTTGCACGGCGAGTTCTTTgg gtgTCAGCAGCACGACTCGTCCATTGACGACTATTGCATGCGCCTCAAGAAGCTCTCGGATGAGCTCCGTGACCTTGGCGAGAAGGTCTCCGATGAGCTTCTTCTCAGTACTCTCACCGCCGGCTTAAATGAGGATTTAGGGAACGCCGCCTCCAACATCACCCTCATCCCCAATCCGGCCTTCCCCAAGGTTGTGGCGTACCTGAAACTGGAGGAACGGATGAAAATGGCACGCACTCGGGCTACCCACACTGCCCTCGCCACCGGGACTTCCCGCGGCGGTGCCGCGCCCGCCCCGGCCCCTCAGCCGCAGCCTGACCCGGGCGCCTActag